The region CGCCCGACGACGGTGTCGAGCGGCTCGACCTCGGCTCGGTGCGGGTGCCGGTGCCCGAAGGCGGGCAGCTGCAGGTGGAGGTGGACCCCTCCGGGCCGGTCCGGGCGGTGCACATGGTCACCCAGTTCGGCAGGCTGACGGTCAGCGCCTTCGCCGCGCCGAAGACCAGCCCGCTGTGGCCGGAGGTGAGCAAGGAGCTCGCCGACCAATTGCGCAAGGACGGGGCCCGGGTGCACAGCGAGGGCGGTGACTGGGGACCGGAGCTGGTCGCGGACTCGCCCAAGGCCGCGCTGCGGTTCGTGGGCGTGGACGGGCCGCGGTGGCTGGTGCGCGGGGTGGCGGCCGGTCCGCCCGAGCACGCCAAGGACTGCGCGAAGCTGCTCTACGCGGTGCTGGACGAGACCGTCGTGGTGCGCGGTGACGACCCGCTGCCGGTGCGCACCCCGCTGCCGATCCAGCTCCCGGAGGCGATCGCCAGGCACATCCAGCAGGCGCAGCAGCAACAGCAGGACGGTCCGCAGCAGGGCTAGTCCCGCGGGCGCGGCGGCGCCGGAAACGGGTCGGCCGGGGGTTCCCGGCCGACAGGCCGCCGCCGTGCCCAACGCGTACGACTGGGGGCTCTGGCTCCTGCGCGGCCTAGCTCATCCACCTGGGGGTGTGCGGGCCCTGCCGGAACCGCGCTGGGCAGCCGCCGGAGCCGAGGACGGCAGAATTCGCGCCCGATGCCGGGCGGGCTGACCCCGCGCGCCGAGCGGGACTGCTACGGCACGTGGGCTCGGACTCACTCCCGCGCAGGGTCTTGCGGACCACCCGCGTCCGCGCGATGGTCGTGCGCGCCGCGAGCTGCGCGGGACCCCTCGCGTGATCGGAAAATGATCCGATCGTGGGGTCAAGGTCC is a window of Saccharopolyspora erythraea NRRL 2338 DNA encoding:
- a CDS encoding DUF3710 domain-containing protein, encoding MFGWGRRRRAADDAGDEPFGDEPIVDETGESAGHGPYDEADAPDDGVERLDLGSVRVPVPEGGQLQVEVDPSGPVRAVHMVTQFGRLTVSAFAAPKTSPLWPEVSKELADQLRKDGARVHSEGGDWGPELVADSPKAALRFVGVDGPRWLVRGVAAGPPEHAKDCAKLLYAVLDETVVVRGDDPLPVRTPLPIQLPEAIARHIQQAQQQQQDGPQQG